In Actinomycetes bacterium, one DNA window encodes the following:
- a CDS encoding glycosyltransferase: LNTLIKDTDIILTGGTTFSRYGCIKKSDKYLIMDIYDPYNLAVLAEYKNEPIEKRLSVHKLVHYNLNEQFYYGDFFVCASERQRDFWLGMAAALNRVNPYTYNQDPTLKKMMDVVPFGLPSEKPMHTRQVLKGATEGIGPDDFVVLWGGGIYNWFDPVTLIKAMDLLKENRPDIKLYFLGIKHPNPEVRELQLADHTVDMAKKLGVYEKNVFFNFGWVPYHERQNYLLESDAGIITHPEQIETRFSFRTRMLDYLWAGLPIISTEGDSLSELIQKNGLGLVVKPENPRDVANAIEKLADDKQFYSQCQKNIADIASGYSWDKVCQPLIDFCRDPVFSAVRKRVDGQSDTASSGKKRGGGYLAGRFLHHFFKSPRQSFRYLSNYMRGK; this comes from the coding sequence CTGAATACCCTGATAAAAGATACGGATATAATACTTACCGGAGGCACCACCTTTTCCAGATACGGCTGTATTAAGAAATCAGACAAATACCTGATTATGGATATCTATGACCCCTACAATCTGGCGGTACTGGCTGAATACAAAAATGAGCCCATTGAAAAAAGGCTGAGTGTGCACAAGCTGGTACATTATAATTTAAATGAACAATTCTATTACGGGGACTTTTTTGTCTGTGCTTCAGAAAGGCAGAGGGATTTCTGGCTGGGTATGGCCGCGGCTCTGAACCGGGTAAATCCCTATACCTATAACCAGGATCCTACTTTAAAAAAGATGATGGATGTGGTTCCCTTCGGCCTGCCCTCTGAGAAACCCATGCACACCCGGCAGGTACTAAAAGGGGCAACCGAAGGCATAGGCCCTGATGATTTTGTGGTGCTGTGGGGCGGGGGAATCTATAACTGGTTTGATCCGGTAACCCTTATAAAAGCCATGGACCTGTTAAAAGAGAACAGACCGGATATAAAACTGTACTTCTTAGGCATAAAGCATCCCAATCCGGAGGTAAGGGAATTGCAGCTGGCTGACCACACTGTGGATATGGCTAAAAAGCTGGGGGTATATGAGAAGAATGTATTCTTTAATTTTGGCTGGGTTCCCTACCATGAGAGGCAGAACTATCTTCTGGAATCAGATGCAGGCATAATAACCCATCCCGAACAGATAGAAACCAGGTTCTCTTTTAGGACCAGGATGCTGGATTACCTGTGGGCGGGGCTGCCTATAATATCTACAGAGGGAGACAGCCTGAGCGAGCTTATCCAGAAAAATGGCCTGGGCCTGGTAGTAAAGCCTGAAAATCCCCGGGATGTTGCCAATGCCATAGAAAAGCTTGCCGATGATAAGCAGTTCTATAGCCAGTGCCAGAAAAACATAGCTGATATTGCTTCTGGTTACAGCTGGGATAAGGTATGCCAGCCCTTGATTGATTTCTGCCGGGATCCGGTATTCAGTGCAGTAAGAAAAAGGGTAGACGGCCAATCGGATACAGCATCTTCAGGCA